From one Alphaproteobacteria bacterium SS10 genomic stretch:
- a CDS encoding ABC transporter ATP-binding protein — MSSEKKTEGELEAIIQVRGVRTQFGAQVIHDGLDLDVYRGEVLGVVGGSGTGKSVLLREIIGLLRPAAGEIKMFDQSMWALKPMDRLPLLRRCGVLFQDGALFSSMTVAENVALPMQERGDLSKKFIDDTARVKLQMVGLPANAADKYPSELSGGMRKRAGLARALALDPDIVFLDEPTAGLDPISAADFDKLIRDLQQALGLTVFMVTHDLDSLIAICDRLAVLIDKRIVTGTITEVQKEGHPWVKEYFSGPRGRAAGAEQEKA; from the coding sequence ATGAGTTCTGAGAAGAAAACTGAGGGTGAACTGGAAGCAATCATCCAGGTTCGCGGCGTCAGGACCCAGTTCGGCGCTCAAGTTATCCATGATGGGTTAGACCTCGATGTTTACCGCGGTGAGGTTCTGGGCGTGGTCGGTGGTTCTGGCACCGGTAAGTCGGTTCTGCTGCGCGAGATTATTGGCCTGCTTCGACCAGCGGCAGGTGAGATCAAGATGTTTGATCAATCCATGTGGGCACTGAAGCCGATGGATCGGCTGCCGCTACTTCGACGGTGTGGGGTGCTGTTTCAGGATGGTGCGCTGTTCTCCTCTATGACGGTGGCTGAGAATGTTGCGTTGCCAATGCAAGAGCGCGGCGACCTCTCCAAGAAGTTCATTGATGATACGGCACGGGTGAAGCTGCAGATGGTCGGCCTGCCAGCGAACGCGGCTGATAAGTACCCGTCAGAGCTTTCGGGCGGTATGCGCAAACGCGCTGGGCTTGCCCGTGCGCTCGCCCTCGATCCCGATATCGTCTTCCTGGATGAGCCGACAGCCGGCCTCGATCCGATTTCCGCCGCAGATTTTGACAAGCTAATCCGTGACTTACAGCAGGCCTTGGGGCTGACTGTCTTCATGGTGACTCATGATCTCGACAGCTTAATCGCAATTTGTGATCGCCTGGCGGTACTGATTGATAAGCGAATCGTGACCGGTACCATCACGGAAGTTCAGAAAGAGGGACACCCCTGGGTTAAGGAGTATTTCTCAGGTCCAAGGGGAAGAGCGGCCGGTGCTGAACAAGAGAAGGCCTGA